Genomic DNA from Alicyclobacillus fastidiosus:
CAATCGTTGTGTTCGCCACTGCAACAATCTCGTGATAATGTGATTTAAAGCCTTCAAGACTCCCTGACAGTACCATCCGACCGCGATATAAAACAGAAATGTCATCTGCAACCGCCTCTAGTTCTTCCAACCGATGAGTTGCGAAAACAACGGATAACCCTGTACCAGCCACCTCTTGAACGATGAGGCCAAGGAACTGGCGGCGTACCACTGGGTCAAGCCCATTCGTCGGTTCATCTAATAGCAGCACGTCTGGTCGACTTGCAAGGGCCACCGCTAAGCGGAGCTGCATTTTCATCCCCAAAGATAGTTTCCGAATCGGCTGGTGAAGCGGCAACTCCAAAACCTTAATTAAGTCTTTGGCGCGGGTCTCATCCCATTTGTCGTAAAGCAACGATGCATAGTGTAAGAGGTCTTGCACGCGAAATCCTGGATAGAACGCGCCATCTGCGCTCACCAAGTGCACACGTTGCCGAATGTTCGCTACATCACGAATAATAGTCTTCCCGAACACTCGAATCTCACCGGAGGATGCCTCATACACACCATTTATCAATCGAAGTAAGGTAGTTTTCCCCGCCCCATTTGACCCGACGAGGCCATGCACTGAACCATCCTTTACAGCAAAATTGATATTCTGTAGGATAGCTTGGCCATCAATGACTTTGGAGACCTCAACAGTCTCTATAACATTCGAAACTAAAGCCTTGTCAAAGTTTGTGGTCATCGCTACGTTCCCCCTCCAAATCGTTCCATTCCCGAACCACTTGCTGCACCATATCTAAAAACTGATTGGCTGTCATACCAAGGTGATGAGCCTCAACGAGCCACGTTTTCACTGAATTTTTCATCTCTTGAATGCGCTCTTCAAGGTTTGGGGGTTTCGGATTCAGACTGACGAAAGTCCCTCGGCCAACAATGACCTCGATCACCTTATCTCGCTCTAGCTCCTGATAAGCCCTGGCAACCGTGTTGTGATTCACAGCAAGTTCGGTGGCTAGCTCACGTACAGACGATAGCTTGTCACCGGGAGCCAAGATCCCCCGTGCCACTGCCGACTTAACACCTCGAATGATTTGGAGATAAATCGGATCGCTCGCTCTTGGGTTGATGTCCAACCGCATCCACTTCACTCCACCTTCTGTTCGTGAGTACCGATACACCTGGTACACTCATACAGAGTATATTCATTATCTAAAGGATCGTCAACAAGAACCCATTCTTCATTGATTCAAAGAGATAGTGGCACCGGATTGAAAGGCATGTTATTTGGCGGAAGAAGGAAAAGATCGCCCCTTGACGAAAGACGAAACATTAGTTTTAAGCTCTTCATCCCTCTTGGATATATTCCACAGTTTAGAATGTAGAAAAACGCGGAGGTCAGTTATGCACGGATATTGCTTACTCATGCATTTACAAGTGATGTACTTATGTCAGTAATGGGCAGGCTAACGACAGTAGAGTTTATGTCACACTCGGTTAGCGACAAAAATAAAACAGTAGTACAGTGCATCGATTGGAAATTTCACGGCACCTTACTTGTATAAGTGAGGTGTTGAGAAATGCGATTCAATCGGGTCTTTTTGAAGATATTACTTGCTGGGGTGCTGGCGTTGTCCACTACGGTAATTAGTCCATGGAAAGGATTACCTGTCACAATCACATCTCCAGCCCCATCGCAGGCAACTACATATGTACATGATGGGA
This window encodes:
- a CDS encoding ABC transporter ATP-binding protein — its product is MTTNFDKALVSNVIETVEVSKVIDGQAILQNINFAVKDGSVHGLVGSNGAGKTTLLRLINGVYEASSGEIRVFGKTIIRDVANIRQRVHLVSADGAFYPGFRVQDLLHYASLLYDKWDETRAKDLIKVLELPLHQPIRKLSLGMKMQLRLAVALASRPDVLLLDEPTNGLDPVVRRQFLGLIVQEVAGTGLSVVFATHRLEELEAVADDISVLYRGRMVLSGSLEGFKSHYHEIVAVANTTIADHVWEHPSVLAVSSHGKIQSCIVNGDTSVLRQRLVKAGAVHVDEQPIKFEDLFRALMEKEGYTRDAILLS
- a CDS encoding GntR family transcriptional regulator encodes the protein MRLDINPRASDPIYLQIIRGVKSAVARGILAPGDKLSSVRELATELAVNHNTVARAYQELERDKVIEVIVGRGTFVSLNPKPPNLEERIQEMKNSVKTWLVEAHHLGMTANQFLDMVQQVVREWNDLEGERSDDHKL